The window TTTATCCACTTTCACCAGCCTTCACAAAGATTGAATCGCTGATTTGTCTTCATTGGGCTTATCAAAGAAGTTATCCTGTTGAACGATTAAAATGAGGCATGGACTTGTTACTCGATTGAATAAACTATAGGATAAGAAACTGTTTTGAATTCATCCAGATCATTTTTCTTCAACAGTTTCCTTTTGCGGCAAAAAAGCGAAAAATGGTACCATACCCATAAATCTTCTGGTGAAGGGACAGAATAGTTGTGAAAGTAGGAATTGCTTTAGGAGGCGGTGCCGTACGCGGGATAGCCCATATTGGAGTGTTAAAAGTATTAAAGAAGCATCAAATCCCCATTGATTTTATATCGGGAACGAGTATGGGCGGTGCGATTGGAGGCTTAGTTGCCGCGGGTATTGATGTAGAAGAAATTGAAGAGTTTGTTCTAAGCACGCCATCTTATCGATTGATGGATATTGGAATTCGAAAACGTGGAATTTTAGCCGGAAATAAAATATACGCTATTTTGATTCAATTTTTGGAGCAAAAAGGGCTTGGTGATATTAAAATCGAGGATTTGAAGATACCGTTTCGGGCAGTATCGGTCGATTTGATCAAAGGAAGTGTTTTCGTGATGAAAGAAGGCAGCCTTGTCTTGGCTATTCGAGCAACCACATCGGTTCCTGGTATTTTTTCTCCTGTTCATTATCAAGGCAAAGTATTGGTGGATGGTGGAATTTTAAATAATCTCCCTGCCGACTTGCTTCATGAAGCCGGAATGGATAAGATCCTTGCAGTAGATGTCGAAAGGGAACATGATGAACAGGAACCTCGTAATATATTCGAAACGGTTTATCGTTCGTTTACAATTATGATGACCGTGCAGCGCCGTGTCAACTTGAAGTATGCAGATGTCGTTTTTCGTCCGGAAGTAGGTCATATTTTAGCGTTCGACACAAGCAGAATCCGAGAATGCATTGAAGCTGGTGAGCGAGAAGCTCAACGGAAGATTCCTGAAGTGTTATCTTTGTTAGAATAAAATAGTATAGGGGGTTGAATTGGAAATGGATTTAATCAAAAAAGGATTGTCATTTGGACTTGGTTTAGCTGTTACAAGCAAGGAACAAGCAGAAAAATTTGTGAATGATTTGGTGAAAAAAGGGGAGTTGTCTCTGGAAGAATCAAAAGACATGGTCAATCAGCTGATTCAGCGGGGAGAAGAAGAAAAAAAAGGATTACAACGCATTGTACGGGAGCAAATCAAACAAATATTAAACGAATTGGATTTAGCGACAAAAGAGGATATTCAAAAACTGGAACAACGAATTCAGAAATTGGAAAATGATGATAAGTAAAGGAACCCTGTCTCGGGTTCCTAGTCTTTTGAAGGGGATATAGTATGATTGGGAAAAGAATTCGTCATATCAGTCGTTATCGCGATATTGCTATTACGTTGATTCGAAATGGTTTTGGAATGGTGGTCGAGGAAACCGGCATTGCTCAATTTCTCTCCCTCCCTCAGCGTCTGTTTTTCGAGAAGAAGGAAAAAGCTTCTAAGTCTGTCGGTGAACGAATTAGAATCGTTCTGGAAGAATTGGGTCCTACTTTCGTGAAATTGGGGCAAATCGCCAGTACTCGCCCTGATTTGATTCCTGAAGAGATCATCAGAGAATTAGAAAAACTGCAAGACCATGTTCCACCTTTCTCTTTTCAAGAAGTGCGTGAAATTGTTCAAAATGAATTAGGAGAAGAAATTGAAAACATATTTCTCCATTTTGAGGACGTGCCGCTTGCGGCTGCTTCGATCGGACAAGTCCATCGGGCCACTTTGCGCACCGGGGAACAGGTAGCAGTCAAAATACAACGTCCAAATATTACAACTGTGATTGAAACAGATTTGGAAATTCTTCAAGATTTGGCGACATTAGCTGAACAACGATCGGAATTGGCAGCAAAGCATCAAATCCGTGATATGATGGATGAATTTTCTAAGTCCCTTCGCGAAGAACTCGATTATACGAATGAAGCACGGAATGCGGAGAAAATTGCCAATCAGTTTAAAGATGACTCTACCATCTATGTTCCAAAAGTTTTTTGGGAGTATACCACTAAAAAAGTATTAACGATGGAATATGTCGAAGGGGTAAAATTCAATGAAATAGACCAACTGAAGAAAAATGGCTACAACTTAAAAAACTTAGCTGAACGTCTTGCAAAAGGAATTTTTCAACAAGTTTTCATCGGTGGCTTTTTTCACGGGGACCCGCATCCAGGAAATGTACTAGTATTACCTGGAGAGATCATTGCTTTTCTCGATTTTGGAATGGTAGGGCGGCTTACTCCCTATATGAGATATCATTTTTCATCTTTAATCATTTCGTTGATGCGTCAAAGTACCGATGGGGTGATTCATTCGATCAGTGCAATGGGATTGATTCCGGATGATGTAAACATGAAACAGTTGCGAGCTGATGTAGAACGTATGAGGGAAAAGTATTATGATGTTCCTTTAAGCCAAATTCGTTTAGGGGAGGCCGTGAACGATTTATTTCGTTTAGCTTTTCAGCATTCAATCCGAATTCCGGCCGACTTATCATTATTAGGAAAAACTTTGCTGACGGTTGAAGGCGTAGTTGAAAATCTTGATCCTGAATTCAGCATACTCGATATTGCCGAACCATTTGGCCGTCGACTGTTAAAAGAACGATACCATCCCAAAAATGTAGCAGAAACGGTATGGAAGCAAGTTTCTGATTATGGAGAATTGATTTTGGACTTTCCAAAACACATGAAAGAATTTGCTTCTTTGGCCAAGCGGGGAAGACTTCGTATGGAGGTCGGCATCCCGGAACTGGATCTTTTTTTAAAGAAATTGGATCAGATCAGTAATCGATTATCATTTAGCATTGTTTTATTGTCTTTCAGCATCATTATGGTTGGGATCATTATCGGTTCTTCCATGAATAGACAATCCACGTTGTTGTGGAAGTTTCCCGCCATTGAGATGGGATTCGTGGTGGCGACACTCATGTTTTTTTGGCTTTTGTATTCGATTTTTAAGTCAGGAAGATTTTAATGAAATAGAAAAATGAATGATCGCAAGTGGAAGAACCCCCGGCTGTAGGGGGAGTTTCACTGTATACATTACGATTGGGCAGCAAGTCTAATGCATAACAGGAAAAAGTCTAAAAGGAGAACGCCTTTTAGTGATTGGTATTCGATGATGTTTTTGCGGGATGGTGTCAAAAAATAAGAATAAAATGGGGCTGTATGATTGTGTTTTATACCCCTTACCGGTATAATGTATAATGAAGATGCGATCAGAATGAGGTGATATCAGTGGACCACTGTGAAGATAATTCCATCAATCCTAAAATGGTTCCCCGAACAGAGGAAGAAATCGAAAGTTTAATAAAGCGCTTGAAACGCATTGAAGGACAGGTGCGTGGAGTGCAAAAAATGGTGGAGGACAACCGTTATTGTATTGATATTTTAGTTCAAATTTCGGCTATTCAAGCCGCATTAAAGAAAGTAGGTTTTAATTTGTTGGAACGTCATGCCAATCATTGTGTTTCTAAAGCGATTCGTGAAGGCAACGGAGAAGAATCCATTCAAGAGTTAATGGAAGTTGTTAAGCAATTCTCTAAGTAAAGGGGGGAATGCTTTATGAGTGAACAAAAGATCGTCACATTAAAAGTGACTGGTATGACATGTGCCGCTTGTTCCAATCGTATTGAGAAAGTGCTGAACAAGATGGATGGAGTAGAAGCCAATGTCAATTTAGCGATGGAAAAAGCAACGGTTAAATATGATCCGGCTAAACAAAGTGTAGCCGATATTCAAACAAGAATTAACAAATTAGGATATGGCGTTGCGACTGAAAAAGTAACGCTGGATATTGAAGGGATGACATGCGCGGCCTGTGCGACTCGTATCGAAAAAGGGCTAAAACGCATGGAGGGCGTTACAAGTGCGGTTGTTAACCTGGCGACAAACAGTGCGGTTGTAGAATACAATGAAGGCGTTTCTTCTGTAGAAGATATTTTAGAAAAAATCAAAAAGCTAGGCTACAAGGGACAGATCCACGATGAAGAACAAGATCAAGCTGATCGAAGAAATGTGCAGCTGAAACAAAAGCAACGACAGCTGGCTATTTCGATCATCTTATCATTGCCCTTGCTTTATACGATGATTGCTCATATGCCTTTTGATTTAGGCTTGCCGCTGCCGCATTTATTAATGAATCCATGGTTCCAGCTTCTATTAGCGACACCCGTTCAGTTTTACATAGGCGGTCCTTTTTATGTTGGGGCATATCGGGCATTGCGGAACAAAAGCGCCAACATGGATGTATTAGTAGCTCTTGGAACATCGGCCGCTTACTTTTACAGCTTGTACGAAGCGTTTAAAACTTTAGCCAATCCCGAATATATGCCGAAATTGTATTTTGAAACAAGTGCCTTGCTGATTACGCTTGTACTGGTTGGAAAATACTTCGAGTCACTGGCAAAAGGAAGAACGACAGAAGCCATCTCTAAGCTGTTGAGCTTGCAAGCAAAAGAAGCTCTTGTGATCCGTAATGGTCAAGAAGTAAAAGTTCCGCTTGAAGAAGTGGTGATCGGAGATACCATTCTTGTCAAACCCGGAGAAAAAATCCCGGTAGACGGCACTGTTATTTCCGGGATATCCTCCGTGGACGAATCCATGATTACTGGCGAATCGATTCCGGTTGATAAGAAAGAAGGAGACGCTGTCATAGGAGCTACTTTGAATACAAATGGCGTACTGACCATTCGAGCCGAAAAGGTAGGAAAAGAGACGGCCCTTGCCAATATCATTAAAATCGTTGAAGAGGCTCAAGGTTCTAAAGCGCCGATTCAGCGGATGGCAGATGTCATCTCAGGAATTTTCGTGCCTATTGTGGTAGGGATTTCTGTTGCATCGTTTATGATATGGTACTTCATTGTGGCGCCGGGTGACTTGCCAAAGGCGCTTGAAGTGGCCATTGCGGTTCTTGTCATCGCCTGTCCTTGTGCGCTTGGATTGGCCACTCCGACATCCATTATGGTCGGAACCGGTAAAGGGGCGGAAAAAGGGATCCTCTTTAAAGGGGGTGAGTATTTAGAAGGAACGCATACAATCAATGCTGTGCTGCTGGATAAAACAGGTACTGTTACAAAGGGAAAACCAGAAGTAACAGATGTAGTAGAGTTTCAAAATGGCATGCTTGATTATGCCGTTTCAGCCGAGAGCGCTTCTGAACATCCGCTGGCCCAGGCGATAGTGGAATACGGAAAAAAACAAGCGATTTCCATAAAACCATCGGAGCATTTCTCCGCCATTCCCGGCCACGGAATTGAAGCTGTTATTGAAGGCAAACATGTTCTTGTTGGAACGCGAAAATTGATGAAGGAACACTCGATTGACATATCCGAGCATGAAAATCAAATGGCGGATTTTGAAAAACAAGGGAAAACCGCCATGCTGGTTGCCATTGACCATCAGATTGCCGGCATCATTGCTGTCGCGGATACCGTAAAAGAAAGCTCCAAAGAAGCCATTCAAACTTTAAAACAAATGGGTATAGAAGTGTACATGGTAACGGGAGACAATCAACGCACGGCTGAAGCGATAGCGAAGCAAGTGAATGTGGATCATGTGTATGCCGAAGTGCTCCCTGAAGACAAAGCGAAAATCGTTGAAGAACTCCAAAAACAAGGAAAACGAGTGGCGATGGTTGGCGATGGGATCAATGATGCTCCCGCTCTTGCAAAAGCGGATATCGGAATGGCCATCGGCACAGGAACGGATGTCGCGATTGAAACGGCTGATGTAACGTTGGTTGGCGGAGATCTGGCACATATTCCAAATGCGATTGAGTTAAGTCGTAAAACGATGAGAAACATTCGACAAAATCTATTTTGGGCTTTGTTTTATAATTCTGTTGGCATTCCTGTGGCAGCAGCTGGATTATTGGAGCCTTGGGTTGCGGGAGCGGCTATGGCATTCAGCTCTGTATCGGTTGTGACAAACGCGCTTCGTTTGAAACGCGTGAAAATAGAAAATGGAACCATATAAAGGAGGAATTCT of the Bacillus smithii genome contains:
- a CDS encoding patatin-like phospholipase family protein gives rise to the protein MKVGIALGGGAVRGIAHIGVLKVLKKHQIPIDFISGTSMGGAIGGLVAAGIDVEEIEEFVLSTPSYRLMDIGIRKRGILAGNKIYAILIQFLEQKGLGDIKIEDLKIPFRAVSVDLIKGSVFVMKEGSLVLAIRATTSVPGIFSPVHYQGKVLVDGGILNNLPADLLHEAGMDKILAVDVEREHDEQEPRNIFETVYRSFTIMMTVQRRVNLKYADVVFRPEVGHILAFDTSRIRECIEAGEREAQRKIPEVLSLLE
- a CDS encoding phasin family protein, giving the protein MDLIKKGLSFGLGLAVTSKEQAEKFVNDLVKKGELSLEESKDMVNQLIQRGEEEKKGLQRIVREQIKQILNELDLATKEDIQKLEQRIQKLENDDK
- the ubiB gene encoding 2-polyprenylphenol 6-hydroxylase, producing the protein MIGKRIRHISRYRDIAITLIRNGFGMVVEETGIAQFLSLPQRLFFEKKEKASKSVGERIRIVLEELGPTFVKLGQIASTRPDLIPEEIIRELEKLQDHVPPFSFQEVREIVQNELGEEIENIFLHFEDVPLAAASIGQVHRATLRTGEQVAVKIQRPNITTVIETDLEILQDLATLAEQRSELAAKHQIRDMMDEFSKSLREELDYTNEARNAEKIANQFKDDSTIYVPKVFWEYTTKKVLTMEYVEGVKFNEIDQLKKNGYNLKNLAERLAKGIFQQVFIGGFFHGDPHPGNVLVLPGEIIAFLDFGMVGRLTPYMRYHFSSLIISLMRQSTDGVIHSISAMGLIPDDVNMKQLRADVERMREKYYDVPLSQIRLGEAVNDLFRLAFQHSIRIPADLSLLGKTLLTVEGVVENLDPEFSILDIAEPFGRRLLKERYHPKNVAETVWKQVSDYGELILDFPKHMKEFASLAKRGRLRMEVGIPELDLFLKKLDQISNRLSFSIVLLSFSIIMVGIIIGSSMNRQSTLLWKFPAIEMGFVVATLMFFWLLYSIFKSGRF
- a CDS encoding metal-sensing transcriptional repressor — translated: MDHCEDNSINPKMVPRTEEEIESLIKRLKRIEGQVRGVQKMVEDNRYCIDILVQISAIQAALKKVGFNLLERHANHCVSKAIREGNGEESIQELMEVVKQFSK
- a CDS encoding heavy metal translocating P-type ATPase; the encoded protein is MSEQKIVTLKVTGMTCAACSNRIEKVLNKMDGVEANVNLAMEKATVKYDPAKQSVADIQTRINKLGYGVATEKVTLDIEGMTCAACATRIEKGLKRMEGVTSAVVNLATNSAVVEYNEGVSSVEDILEKIKKLGYKGQIHDEEQDQADRRNVQLKQKQRQLAISIILSLPLLYTMIAHMPFDLGLPLPHLLMNPWFQLLLATPVQFYIGGPFYVGAYRALRNKSANMDVLVALGTSAAYFYSLYEAFKTLANPEYMPKLYFETSALLITLVLVGKYFESLAKGRTTEAISKLLSLQAKEALVIRNGQEVKVPLEEVVIGDTILVKPGEKIPVDGTVISGISSVDESMITGESIPVDKKEGDAVIGATLNTNGVLTIRAEKVGKETALANIIKIVEEAQGSKAPIQRMADVISGIFVPIVVGISVASFMIWYFIVAPGDLPKALEVAIAVLVIACPCALGLATPTSIMVGTGKGAEKGILFKGGEYLEGTHTINAVLLDKTGTVTKGKPEVTDVVEFQNGMLDYAVSAESASEHPLAQAIVEYGKKQAISIKPSEHFSAIPGHGIEAVIEGKHVLVGTRKLMKEHSIDISEHENQMADFEKQGKTAMLVAIDHQIAGIIAVADTVKESSKEAIQTLKQMGIEVYMVTGDNQRTAEAIAKQVNVDHVYAEVLPEDKAKIVEELQKQGKRVAMVGDGINDAPALAKADIGMAIGTGTDVAIETADVTLVGGDLAHIPNAIELSRKTMRNIRQNLFWALFYNSVGIPVAAAGLLEPWVAGAAMAFSSVSVVTNALRLKRVKIENGTI